The following proteins are co-located in the Nerophis ophidion isolate RoL-2023_Sa linkage group LG04, RoL_Noph_v1.0, whole genome shotgun sequence genome:
- the LOC133552131 gene encoding class I histocompatibility antigen, F10 alpha chain-like isoform X1: MNLFLFFLLVVQMHSVTPVIHTLQYFRTASSQVPNFPEYVIVGYVDGVQISHYDSNSRKAEAKQDWMNKITAEDPKYWQRETEIGVVSELTDKHNLEVLKKRFNQTGGVHILQRMSGCEWNDETDEVKGWQQQGYDGEDFISLDMKTWTYTAAKQQAFPDKLNWDKDKHLLEYQKFYFTEYCPSYLKKHVNNGKEVLMRTELPEVFLLQKTPSSPVSCMATGFYPDGADLFWRKDGEQIFEDVEHGEILPNHDGTFQMSVALKVEVTADVEGKYECVFQLSGVKEDLVTKLERRSILSNASHEDNLSVALAATAAVLAVAAIIIIIMVMVRRHRNRQAQYDPAGK, from the exons atgaacttgtttttattctttcttctggtcgtgcaaatgcacagcgtgacgcctg tgattcacacgctgcagtatttccgcactgcgtcctctcaagttccaaacttcccagagtatgtgattgttggttatgttgatggagttcagatttctcactatgacagcaacagcaggaaagcagaagccaaacaggactggatgaacaaaatcacagcagaggatccaaaATACTGGCAGAGAGAAACAGAGATCGGTGTTGTTAGTGAGTTGACTGACAAACACAACCTTGAAGTTCTTAAgaagcgtttcaaccaaactggag gtgttCACATTCTCCAGAGGATGTctggatgtgaatggaatgatgagactgatgaagttaaaggttggCAACAGCAaggttatgatggagaagatttcatatcgttggacatgaagacatggacatatactgcagcaaaacaacaagctttccccGACAAACTCAATTGGGACAAGGACAAACATCTACTAGAATACCAGAAGTTTTACTTCACTGAGTAttgtccttcttacttgaagaagcatgtgaacaatgggaaggaggtcctaatgagaacag agcttccagaggtgttcctgctccagaagacgccgtcctctccggtcagctgcatggcgacaggtttctaccccgacggtgccgacctgttttggaggaaagacggcgagcagatcttcgaggacgtggagcacggagagatactccccaaccacgacggaaccttccagatgtcggtggcgctgaaagtggaggtgacggccgacgtggagggcaagtacgaatgtgtgtttcagctgtcaggcgtcaaggaggacttggtcaccaagctggagagaagaagcatcctgagcaacgcaagccatgaag acaacttgagcgtcgccctcgctgccacggcggcggtcctcgctgtggcggccatcatcatcatcatcatggtcatggtcaggcgtcacagaaacagacaag cccagtacgatccagctggtaagtaa
- the LOC133552131 gene encoding class I histocompatibility antigen, F10 alpha chain-like isoform X2 — protein sequence MNLFLFFLLVVQMHSVTPVIHTLQYFRTASSQVPNFPEYVIVGYVDGVQISHYDSNSRKAEAKQDWMNKITAEDPKYWQRETEIGVVSELTDKHNLEVLKKRFNQTGGVHILQRMSGCEWNDETDEVKGWQQQGYDGEDFISLDMKTWTYTAAKQQAFPDKLNWDKDKHLLEYQKFYFTEYCPSYLKKHVNNGKEVLMRTELPEVFLLQKTPSSPVSCMATGFYPDGADLFWRKDGEQIFEDVEHGEILPNHDGTFQMSVALKVEVTADVEGKYECVFQLSGVKEDLVTKLERRSILSNASHEDNLSVALAATAAVLAVAAIIIIIMVMVRRHRNRQGAAIF from the exons atgaacttgtttttattctttcttctggtcgtgcaaatgcacagcgtgacgcctg tgattcacacgctgcagtatttccgcactgcgtcctctcaagttccaaacttcccagagtatgtgattgttggttatgttgatggagttcagatttctcactatgacagcaacagcaggaaagcagaagccaaacaggactggatgaacaaaatcacagcagaggatccaaaATACTGGCAGAGAGAAACAGAGATCGGTGTTGTTAGTGAGTTGACTGACAAACACAACCTTGAAGTTCTTAAgaagcgtttcaaccaaactggag gtgttCACATTCTCCAGAGGATGTctggatgtgaatggaatgatgagactgatgaagttaaaggttggCAACAGCAaggttatgatggagaagatttcatatcgttggacatgaagacatggacatatactgcagcaaaacaacaagctttccccGACAAACTCAATTGGGACAAGGACAAACATCTACTAGAATACCAGAAGTTTTACTTCACTGAGTAttgtccttcttacttgaagaagcatgtgaacaatgggaaggaggtcctaatgagaacag agcttccagaggtgttcctgctccagaagacgccgtcctctccggtcagctgcatggcgacaggtttctaccccgacggtgccgacctgttttggaggaaagacggcgagcagatcttcgaggacgtggagcacggagagatactccccaaccacgacggaaccttccagatgtcggtggcgctgaaagtggaggtgacggccgacgtggagggcaagtacgaatgtgtgtttcagctgtcaggcgtcaaggaggacttggtcaccaagctggagagaagaagcatcctgagcaacgcaagccatgaag acaacttgagcgtcgccctcgctgccacggcggcggtcctcgctgtggcggccatcatcatcatcatcatggtcatggtcaggcgtcacagaaacagacaag gtgcggccatcttttag